A DNA window from Choristoneura fumiferana chromosome 2, NRCan_CFum_1, whole genome shotgun sequence contains the following coding sequences:
- the LOC141445463 gene encoding semaphorin-2A-like, with the protein MERTKGRFKRRGYTKRMIDHKHHIREFSCGNLFYRTLYLNEERNTLYVGAMDRVFKLNMSDISQSHCERDALILEASNVARCVSKGKSEPFECRNHVRVLQPLGDDERLYVCGTNAHSPKDWVVYLNLTHLPRHEYVPGVGFGVAKCPYDPADNSTAVWVTEGNPGGLSALYAGTNAEFTKADPVIFRNDLFDFRTGQKKFNFKRTLKYDSKWLDKTNFVGSFDVGEYVLFFFRETAVEFMNCGKAVYSRVARVCKQDTGGKHILNQNWVTYLKARLNCSIPGEFPFYFDEIQSVYQMAGTPHRFHAVFTTGASDGLVGSAICTYTMDDIQEAFDGRFKEQATSSSAWLPVLRARVPEPRPGTCVNDTEALPDNVLNFIRSHPLMDSAVRHEGDAPAFYKRDLVLTTLVVDRQFVDMLGDDITYTVFYAGTSEGSVYKIVQWAGGGSRVADVWRAAGDEPVRALALSSRVHALYLATDNRLRQLPLRACAHRYDSCVRCVLDPYCGWDKEVGACRPYTPGLLHDATNSTPSICEASAPLKTVRAGYGQSVHLAAFSKTPEALRDQYVVWYHHSREKGRYRISFNWERVLLTSERGLVLLSVTETDRGRYECYYGPTLVASYNLDIDIHRCTQPSKSQEYKQVYSDWCHEFEKYKSAMKAWETRQMQCSKSVNASSSQNSLGNEIVASLR; encoded by the exons ATGGAGCGAACGAAGGGTCGTTTTAAACGTCGCGGGTACACGAAGCGCATGATCGATCACAAGC ATCACATACGAGAATTTTCATGCGGTAATCTCTTTTACCGCACCCTGTACTTGAATGAAGAGAGAAATACGCTTTATGTAGGTGCTAT ggATCGagtttttaaattgaatatgTCAGATATTAGTCAATCCCACTGtgaa CGAGACGCACTGATCCTGGAAGCCAGCAACGTGGCGCGCTGCGTGAGTAAAGGCAAGTCGGAGCCATTCGAGTGCCGGAACCACGTGCGGGTGCTGCAGCCGTTGGGAGACGACGAGCGGCTCTACGTGTGCGGGACTAACGCGCACAGCCCTAAAGACTGGGTAGTCTAT TTAAATTTAACGCATTTACCGCGGCACGAGTATGTGCCCGGAGTGGGTTTTGGGGTTGCCAAGTGTCCCTACGACCCGGCTGACAACAGCACAGCGGTGTGGGTCACAGAAGGGAACCCCGGGGGCCTGTCTGCTCTCTACGCGGGCACTAACGCCGAGTTTACCAAGGCGGACCCCGTCATATTCCGCAATGACCTCTTCGACTTCAGGACGGGTCAAAAGAAGTTTAACTTTAAGAGAACTTTGAAGTACGATTCCAAATGGCTGGACA AAACCAATTTTGTGGGATCGTTCGACGTCGGAGAATACGTGCTATTTTTCTTCAGAGAGACGGCTGTGGAGTTTATGAACTGCGGCAAAGCCGTGTATTCACGCGTAGCCAGGGTGTGCAAACAAGACACCGGGGGCAAGCACATTCTCAATCAAAACTGGGTCACTTATTTAAAAGCCAGACTAAACTGTAGTATCCCTGGAGAGTTCCCGTTTTATTTTGACGAAATAC AAAGTGTATACCAGATGGCCGGCACGCCGCACCGGTTCCACGCGGTGTTCACGACGGGCGCCAGCGACGGGCTGGTCGGCTCCGCCATCTGCACTTACACCATGGATGACATACAGGAAGCTTTTGATGGCCGGTTCAAGGAACAG GCTACGTCGAGTTCGGCGTGGCTGCcggtgctgcgcgcgcgcgtgcCCGAGCCGCGACCTGGCACTTGCGTAAACGACACCGAGGCATTGCCAGACAACGTACTCAACTTCATCAG GTCGCATCCCTTGATGGATTCAGCAGTAAGGCACGAAGGCGACGCTCCAGCGTTCTACAAGCGTGATTTGGTCCTCACCACGCTAGTGGTCGACCGCCAGTTCGTGGATATGCTGGGAGATGATATCACCTACACAGTGTTCTATGCTGGAACTA GTGAAGGTTCCGTGTACAAGATAGTGCAGTGGGCGGGCGGCGGTTCGCGCGTAGCGGATGTGTGGCGTGCGGCCGGCGACGAGCCCGTGCGGGCGCTCGCGCTGTCGTCACGAGTGCATGCGCTGTACCTCGCCACAGACAACAGGCTGCGACAACTGCCGCTCAGAGCGTGTGCGCATCG CTACGACagttgcgtgcgatgcgtcctCGATCCTTATTGCGGTTGGGACAAGGAAGTCGGCGCGTGTCGTCCATACACGCCTGGGCTCCTCCACGACGCAACTAACTCCACACCTTCCATATGTGAAGCTAGTGCACCGCTGAAGACAGTCAGAGCTGGCTATGGGCAAAGCGTCCATCTGGCTGCCTTCTCCAAGACGCCGGAGGCTTTGAGAGACCAGTATGTGGTGTGGTATCACCATTCCAGAGAGAAAGGGAGATACAGGATTAGTTTTAA ttGGGAGCGAGTACTGCTGACTTCAGAGCGCGGCCTAGTGCTGCTGTCCGTGACGGAGACGGACCGCGGCCGGTACGAGTGTTACTACGGGCCCACGCTCGTCGCCTCATACAACCTGGACATAGATATACACAG GTGTACGCAGCCGAGCAAGTCGCAGGAGTATAAACAGGTGTACTCGGATTGGTGTCAcgaatttgaaaaatataaaagcGCGATGAAAGCCTGGGAGACACGGCAAATG CAATGTTCCAAAAGCGTGAACGCGTCATCGAGCCAGAACAGCCTGGGCAACGAGATCGTGGCATCGCTGCGGTGA